In a genomic window of Lacrimispora sp. BS-2:
- a CDS encoding 1-propanol dehydrogenase PduQ, translating into MEQFVMNTKVYMGSSCLEKMKELPVTKAYIICDPFMAQSGKVNWITELLQEKGSSYEVFSEVVPDPTIEVVSKAIGGMKCFGPDTVIALGGGSAIDTAKAASHIYSQMGNEKLCLIAVPTTSGTGSEVTNFSVISDPQAQAKYPLRSDSMVPDAAFLDPRFTVSVPPHITADTGMDVLTHALEAYVSTNAGDFTDACGEKAVRLVWNYLARTVEDGSDMEARTHMHNASCLAGVAFNGASLGLCHSMAHALGARFHIPHGRSNAILLPHVISYNAGLEDAGEQIACARYVAIANMLGIAAGTDKATVHGLVRHIKNLMNKIKIPQQITDLKIDKDEFEQAVHEMAEKALADNCTLTNPRVPAVEEIEAIYRKLCKGGY; encoded by the coding sequence GTGGAGCAATTTGTAATGAATACAAAGGTATATATGGGATCTTCCTGTCTTGAAAAAATGAAGGAACTTCCAGTGACAAAGGCTTATATTATCTGCGACCCCTTTATGGCCCAGTCCGGAAAGGTGAACTGGATCACAGAGCTTTTGCAGGAGAAGGGGAGCAGCTATGAAGTGTTTTCTGAGGTAGTGCCTGATCCGACCATTGAAGTAGTTTCAAAGGCCATTGGCGGAATGAAGTGCTTTGGTCCGGATACAGTGATTGCCCTTGGCGGCGGCTCTGCCATTGATACGGCAAAGGCTGCAAGCCACATCTACAGTCAGATGGGAAATGAGAAACTGTGTTTGATCGCAGTTCCCACAACCAGCGGTACCGGAAGTGAAGTAACTAATTTTTCTGTAATATCCGATCCTCAGGCCCAGGCAAAATATCCGCTGCGTTCCGATAGTATGGTGCCGGATGCAGCCTTTCTTGACCCCCGCTTTACGGTATCGGTTCCGCCTCACATTACAGCGGATACCGGAATGGATGTTCTGACCCATGCCTTAGAAGCCTATGTTTCGACCAATGCAGGTGATTTTACTGATGCCTGCGGGGAAAAGGCTGTAAGGCTGGTATGGAACTACCTGGCACGTACTGTAGAAGATGGAAGCGACATGGAAGCCAGAACTCACATGCACAATGCATCCTGTCTGGCCGGAGTTGCTTTTAACGGAGCTTCCTTAGGGCTTTGCCACAGCATGGCACATGCGCTGGGTGCACGCTTTCACATTCCTCACGGAAGAAGCAATGCAATCCTGCTTCCCCATGTCATCAGCTACAACGCTGGTCTGGAAGATGCCGGAGAACAGATAGCCTGCGCCAGATATGTGGCGATCGCAAACATGCTTGGAATCGCGGCAGGAACAGATAAGGCCACGGTACACGGCCTGGTGCGTCACATCAAGAATCTGATGAACAAGATCAAAATACCTCAGCAGATTACAGACTTAAAGATTGATAAAGACGAATTTGAACAGGCTGTACATGAAATGGCGGAAAAAGCCCTGGCTGATAACTGCACATTGACCAATCCAAGAGTGCCTGCGGTAGAAGAAATTGAAGCCATCTACCGGAAATTGTGTAAGGGGGGCTATTAA
- a CDS encoding BMC domain-containing protein, whose product MRYYGDEALGLVETVGLVPALEAADKMLKAADVELISYENVGSTLVTIMVKGDVAAVRSSVDAGAEAAAAIGKVTAKNVMPRPIKEVGDIVSVHDIDA is encoded by the coding sequence GTGAGATATTACGGAGATGAAGCTTTAGGGCTGGTAGAGACCGTTGGACTGGTTCCTGCACTGGAAGCAGCAGACAAGATGCTCAAGGCAGCTGATGTAGAATTGATTTCCTATGAAAACGTAGGTTCCACCCTGGTGACCATTATGGTAAAGGGTGATGTGGCAGCGGTACGCTCCTCAGTCGATGCAGGTGCGGAAGCAGCGGCAGCCATCGGTAAGGTGACTGCAAAGAACGTGATGCCAAGACCCATCAAAGAGGTCGGCGACATTGTATCAGTGCACGATATTGACGCATAG
- the cutC gene encoding choline trimethylamine-lyase yields the protein MKERETRLDIREFSNKFVEATKNMTPEERASLMKMFETVSDEINKKEPVTQAAACCEGGTEIPAGITPRLQNLKENYLKHKPSITTYRARAITKIAKENPGMPKIMLRAKCFRYCCETAPLVIQDNELIVGAPCGAPRAGAFSPDIAWRWMVDEIDTIGTRAQDPFYISEEDKKIMKEELFPYWSGKSVDEYCEDQYREAGVWELSGESFVSDCSYHAINGGGDSNPGYDVILMKKGMLDIQQEAKDHLEELKYENPDDIEKIYFYKSIIDTTEGVMIYAKRLSEYAAELAAKETNPKRKAELLKISEVNAYVPAHKPRTFWEAIQAVWTIESLLVVEENQTGMSIGRVDQYMYPFYKDDIESGRMNDFEAFELAGCMLIKMSEMMWITSEGGSKFFAGYQPFVNMCVGGVTRSGHDATNDLTYLLMDAVRHVKIYQPSLACRIHNKSPKKYMKKIVDVVRSGMGFPACHFDDAHIKMMLAKGVSIEDARDYCLMGCVEPQKSGRLYQWTSTAYTQWPICIELVLNHGVPLWYGKQVCPDMGDLTSFKTYEEFEAAVKEEIKYITKWTDVATVISQRVHRDLAPKPLMSIMYEGCMEKAKDVSSGGAMYNFGPGVVWSGLATYADSMAAIKRLVFEEKKYTLEQLNQALKADFVGYDQIRTDCLNAPKYGNDDDYADLIAADLVDFTEHEHRQYKTLYSVLSHGTLSISNNTPFGQLTGASANGRNAWLPLSDGISPTQGADFKGPTAIIKSVSKLSNDSMNIGMVHNFKIMAGLLDTPEGEESLITLLRTACMFGNGEMQFNYLDNNTLIEAQKHPELYRDLIVRVAGYSAFFVELCKDVQDEIISRTMLTHF from the coding sequence TTGAAAGAGAGGGAAACCAGATTGGATATTCGTGAATTTTCAAATAAATTTGTGGAAGCAACGAAGAACATGACACCAGAAGAAAGAGCTTCTCTGATGAAGATGTTTGAAACTGTTTCCGATGAAATCAACAAAAAAGAGCCAGTTACTCAGGCAGCAGCATGCTGTGAGGGAGGAACAGAGATACCGGCTGGCATTACTCCAAGACTTCAGAATTTAAAGGAAAACTATTTAAAGCATAAACCATCTATTACGACCTACCGTGCTCGTGCTATTACCAAGATTGCAAAAGAAAATCCTGGTATGCCAAAGATCATGCTTCGTGCAAAATGTTTCCGTTACTGCTGTGAAACAGCACCCCTGGTCATTCAGGACAACGAGCTTATCGTAGGCGCTCCCTGCGGCGCTCCCCGTGCAGGTGCATTCTCCCCTGATATCGCATGGAGATGGATGGTAGATGAGATCGATACCATCGGAACACGTGCTCAGGATCCGTTCTACATTTCTGAAGAAGACAAGAAAATCATGAAAGAAGAGCTGTTCCCTTACTGGTCCGGCAAATCTGTCGATGAGTATTGTGAGGATCAGTACCGTGAAGCAGGCGTATGGGAATTATCAGGAGAATCCTTTGTATCTGACTGCTCCTACCATGCCATCAACGGCGGCGGAGACTCAAACCCCGGTTATGATGTGATCCTTATGAAGAAGGGCATGCTGGATATTCAGCAGGAAGCTAAGGATCATTTAGAAGAACTGAAATATGAGAACCCTGATGATATTGAGAAGATTTATTTTTACAAATCCATTATCGATACTACAGAAGGCGTTATGATCTACGCAAAGAGGCTTTCCGAGTATGCAGCAGAGCTTGCAGCAAAGGAAACCAATCCAAAGCGTAAGGCAGAACTGTTAAAGATTTCTGAAGTAAATGCTTACGTTCCTGCTCACAAGCCAAGAACCTTCTGGGAAGCGATTCAGGCTGTATGGACCATTGAGTCTCTGCTTGTAGTGGAAGAGAATCAGACCGGTATGTCCATCGGACGTGTGGATCAGTATATGTATCCATTCTACAAAGATGATATTGAATCCGGACGTATGAATGATTTTGAGGCATTTGAGCTTGCCGGCTGTATGCTGATCAAGATGTCTGAGATGATGTGGATCACCAGCGAAGGCGGTTCCAAGTTCTTTGCAGGCTACCAGCCATTCGTAAACATGTGCGTAGGCGGTGTGACCCGCAGCGGACATGATGCTACCAATGATTTAACTTACTTACTTATGGATGCAGTCCGCCATGTAAAGATTTACCAGCCATCTCTTGCATGCCGTATCCACAATAAGTCCCCGAAAAAGTACATGAAAAAAATCGTAGATGTGGTACGTTCCGGTATGGGATTCCCGGCTTGCCATTTTGACGATGCCCACATCAAGATGATGCTTGCAAAAGGCGTATCCATTGAAGATGCACGTGATTACTGCCTGATGGGCTGTGTAGAGCCTCAGAAATCCGGACGTCTGTATCAGTGGACCTCCACTGCTTATACCCAGTGGCCGATCTGTATCGAGCTTGTTTTAAACCACGGCGTTCCGTTATGGTATGGCAAGCAGGTTTGCCCGGATATGGGTGACTTAACAAGCTTCAAGACCTATGAAGAGTTTGAAGCAGCTGTAAAAGAAGAAATCAAATATATTACAAAGTGGACTGATGTTGCCACCGTTATTTCCCAGCGGGTTCACAGAGACTTAGCTCCAAAGCCACTTATGTCCATCATGTACGAAGGCTGTATGGAAAAAGCCAAGGATGTATCCTCAGGCGGCGCAATGTACAACTTCGGACCTGGTGTGGTTTGGTCTGGTCTGGCTACCTATGCAGACTCCATGGCAGCGATCAAAAGGCTTGTATTCGAAGAGAAAAAATATACACTGGAGCAGTTAAACCAGGCGTTAAAGGCTGACTTTGTAGGATATGACCAGATCCGTACCGATTGCCTCAATGCTCCGAAATACGGAAATGATGATGATTATGCAGATTTAATTGCCGCTGACCTGGTTGACTTTACAGAGCATGAGCACAGACAGTATAAGACCTTATACTCTGTTTTAAGCCATGGTACCTTATCCATTTCCAACAACACCCCATTCGGACAGCTGACAGGCGCTTCTGCCAACGGCCGTAACGCATGGCTGCCTCTTTCCGACGGTATCAGCCCGACCCAGGGTGCAGACTTCAAGGGCCCGACCGCTATCATCAAGTCCGTATCCAAGCTGTCCAATGACAGCATGAACATCGGTATGGTTCATAACTTTAAGATCATGGCAGGACTTTTGGATACTCCGGAAGGAGAAGAAAGCCTTATCACCCTGCTTCGTACGGCATGCATGTTCGGAAACGGCGAGATGCAGTTCAACTACTTGGACAACAATACCTTAATTGAGGCTCAGAAGCATCCGGAGCTGTACCGCGACTTGATCGTCCGTGTAGCTGGCTATAGCGCATTCTTCGTAGAGTTATGCAAGGATGTACAGGATGAGATCATAAGCAGAACCATGCTGACACATTTCTAA
- a CDS encoding BMC domain-containing protein: MEYRIIKSPSKGTMDILNRRKGSGTSSPIGPADAVGLIQGRIIEMVCAADVAEKAVGVTVEDIRGSCPQNMIMLAIFGDTASVEAAMDEIKQREKRGVEEW, encoded by the coding sequence ATGGAATACCGTATAATTAAATCACCGTCAAAGGGAACCATGGATATTTTGAACCGAAGGAAAGGCTCCGGCACCTCCTCCCCCATAGGACCGGCGGATGCAGTGGGACTGATACAGGGCAGAATCATCGAAATGGTTTGTGCCGCAGATGTGGCAGAAAAAGCAGTAGGTGTTACGGTAGAAGACATCAGAGGAAGCTGCCCGCAGAACATGATCATGCTGGCGATTTTTGGAGATACGGCATCGGTAGAGGCAGCTATGGACGAGATTAAGCAAAGAGAGAAGAGAGGGGTGGAAGAATGGTAG
- the eutJ gene encoding ethanolamine utilization protein EutJ: MSKEVITFDGCNELVSQFEAVVKQPVKGSSSVYYTGVDLGTACVVLAVLDENYKPVAGAYRYADVVRDGMVVDYIGAIRIVRELKEELEEKLGTELLYAAAAIPPGTDSLDGGAIKNVVQGAGFEITALLDEPTAANAVLKIKNGAVVDIGGGTTGISILKDGKVVYVADEPTGGTHFSLVVSGAYQMSFQEAEVYKRKEEHHKELLPVLKPVVEKVASIISRHIKGHDVQEIYLVGGTCCLTGIEAIIEKQTGIRTRKPENPMFVTPLGIAFSCTQEELA; encoded by the coding sequence ATGTCAAAGGAAGTAATAACATTTGATGGCTGCAATGAGCTGGTGAGCCAGTTTGAAGCAGTTGTTAAACAGCCCGTTAAGGGAAGCTCCTCTGTTTATTATACCGGAGTCGATCTGGGAACAGCGTGTGTGGTACTGGCCGTGCTGGATGAGAATTACAAACCTGTGGCAGGTGCTTACCGGTATGCGGATGTGGTCCGGGATGGAATGGTCGTGGATTACATCGGTGCCATCCGGATCGTACGGGAGCTGAAAGAAGAACTGGAGGAAAAGCTGGGCACAGAATTGCTTTATGCGGCTGCAGCCATTCCTCCGGGCACTGATTCCCTGGACGGAGGAGCGATTAAGAACGTGGTCCAGGGAGCCGGATTTGAAATAACGGCCCTTCTCGATGAACCTACGGCGGCAAATGCTGTTTTAAAAATTAAAAACGGTGCAGTCGTGGATATCGGAGGCGGCACCACCGGAATCTCCATTTTAAAGGATGGAAAGGTGGTGTATGTAGCGGATGAACCAACTGGAGGAACTCATTTCTCCCTGGTGGTCTCCGGTGCTTATCAAATGTCCTTTCAGGAAGCAGAGGTTTATAAACGGAAGGAAGAACACCATAAAGAACTGCTGCCGGTCTTAAAACCGGTTGTGGAAAAGGTTGCTTCCATCATAAGCCGCCATATCAAAGGACATGATGTGCAGGAAATCTATCTGGTAGGCGGTACCTGCTGCCTTACCGGAATTGAAGCAATCATTGAAAAACAGACGGGAATCAGGACACGCAAACCTGAGAACCCAATGTTTGTAACACCTCTTGGAATCGCATTTTCCTGTACGCAGGAAGAGCTGGCATAA
- the cutD gene encoding choline TMA-lyase-activating enzyme, with protein sequence MDHGMTGEIERKAFIFNVQKYNMYDGPGIRTLVFFKGCPLRCKWCSNPEGMVRKFQVMFKQNSCTNCGACADVCPVGIHVMSSETGKHEIKRDKDCIGCMKCKNVCPNKALTIAGEVKTISELLKIVEEDAAFYDISGGGVTLGGGEVTAQPEAALNLLMACKQEGINTAIETCGYTNTETILKIAEYVDLFLFDIKHMDPVRHNELVGVNNEQILTNLKELLHHRFNVKVRMPMLKGINDSREEIDAVIKFLMPFRDYKNFKGIDLLPYHKLGVNKYNQLDMKYPIDGDPSLSAEDLDRIEGWMKEYQFPVTVVKH encoded by the coding sequence ATGGACCATGGAATGACAGGAGAGATTGAACGTAAGGCGTTTATCTTTAACGTGCAGAAGTACAACATGTATGACGGACCGGGAATCAGAACCCTGGTATTCTTTAAAGGTTGTCCTCTCCGGTGTAAATGGTGCTCCAATCCAGAAGGAATGGTGCGGAAATTCCAGGTGATGTTTAAGCAGAATTCCTGTACAAACTGCGGGGCGTGCGCTGATGTGTGCCCCGTAGGAATCCATGTGATGTCCAGTGAGACCGGGAAGCATGAAATCAAACGGGATAAGGATTGCATCGGATGCATGAAGTGCAAGAATGTCTGCCCCAATAAAGCGCTGACCATTGCCGGAGAGGTTAAGACCATTTCAGAACTGCTTAAAATTGTGGAAGAGGACGCTGCCTTTTATGATATTTCAGGCGGCGGCGTAACCCTTGGCGGCGGCGAAGTGACTGCCCAGCCGGAAGCAGCTTTAAACCTGTTAATGGCCTGCAAGCAGGAAGGAATCAATACGGCCATTGAGACCTGTGGTTATACCAATACGGAAACCATTTTAAAAATTGCGGAGTATGTGGACTTATTCCTGTTTGATATCAAACACATGGACCCTGTCCGCCACAATGAGCTGGTTGGTGTGAACAATGAACAGATCCTTACCAATCTTAAGGAACTGCTTCACCACCGTTTCAATGTGAAGGTCCGGATGCCCATGCTGAAGGGGATCAATGACAGCCGGGAAGAGATCGATGCGGTCATTAAATTCCTGATGCCCTTCCGTGATTACAAGAATTTTAAAGGAATTGACTTACTTCCGTATCATAAGCTGGGCGTGAACAAATACAATCAGCTTGATATGAAATACCCCATTGATGGTGATCCAAGCTTAAGCGCAGAGGATTTAGACCGGATCGAAGGGTGGATGAAAGAATATCAGTTCCCGGTCACTGTGGTAAAGCACTAA
- a CDS encoding EutN/CcmL family microcompartment protein, protein MVAARLIDNIWATRKAESLNGYKFMLAEIIGGTREGERLIVADIISAGIGDRVIISTGSSARRMLGSDEVPVDAVVIGIIDEDCQFI, encoded by the coding sequence ATGGTAGCGGCCAGATTGATTGATAACATATGGGCGACCAGAAAAGCGGAGTCCTTAAATGGGTATAAATTTATGCTTGCCGAGATCATTGGAGGCACACGGGAAGGCGAACGGCTGATCGTAGCAGATATCATCAGCGCTGGCATCGGTGACCGTGTGATCATTTCCACCGGCTCTTCTGCCAGACGGATGCTGGGGAGCGATGAGGTTCCCGTAGATGCCGTAGTAATTGGGATTATTGATGAAGATTGCCAATTTATATAG
- a CDS encoding DMT family transporter — protein sequence MSNQGMTSGSADAKMAVINKKFRTTGMTTGALSGLTYGIYTVLVLVAGYYEPLVSAAGLLAGPYVCSGLNDLFAGIWLTAYNAKSGRIREMGRSLNTFPGKMIVIGSLLGGPIANGAYLVGLAMAGAYAIPISALCSLFGAIFAWIFLKQKITKRVMMGMLVCVAGAIIINWTKPEGSDNFTLGIIFSFVAAICWALEGVFATYGGAMIDTDVAVNLRQLISGIVDLFVILPIVGGMGLLGGTLFAGIPAIWLAVSGLSAAVSFLCWYKSNSTVGCAVGMSLNVTYAFWGVFFCILFLGQAVTPTIVIGSFVIVFGAILVTMNPLDLFRKGE from the coding sequence ATGAGTAACCAAGGAATGACATCTGGATCCGCGGATGCAAAAATGGCGGTAATAAACAAAAAATTCAGGACAACCGGTATGACAACCGGTGCATTATCCGGACTGACATACGGAATCTATACCGTACTTGTACTGGTGGCCGGATATTATGAACCTCTTGTCAGTGCGGCAGGACTTTTGGCAGGACCATATGTATGTTCCGGCTTAAATGATCTTTTCGCAGGAATCTGGCTGACTGCTTATAATGCAAAAAGCGGCCGTATCCGTGAGATGGGAAGAAGCCTTAATACATTCCCTGGTAAAATGATCGTTATCGGATCCCTTCTTGGCGGCCCCATTGCCAATGGCGCTTATCTGGTAGGTCTTGCCATGGCAGGTGCCTATGCGATTCCGATTTCCGCATTATGCAGTTTGTTCGGAGCAATTTTTGCATGGATCTTCTTAAAACAGAAAATTACCAAGAGAGTCATGATGGGTATGCTGGTATGCGTAGCCGGTGCCATCATCATCAACTGGACAAAGCCGGAAGGCAGTGATAACTTCACCCTGGGAATTATATTCTCCTTTGTCGCAGCCATCTGCTGGGCTTTGGAAGGTGTATTCGCCACTTACGGCGGAGCCATGATTGATACCGATGTGGCGGTAAACTTACGCCAGCTGATTTCCGGTATTGTAGATTTATTCGTGATCCTGCCAATCGTTGGCGGCATGGGACTTCTGGGCGGAACACTTTTTGCAGGAATTCCAGCCATCTGGCTTGCAGTATCCGGCTTAAGTGCCGCAGTGTCATTCCTTTGCTGGTATAAGAGCAACTCCACGGTTGGATGTGCTGTAGGAATGTCCTTAAATGTAACCTATGCGTTCTGGGGAGTTTTCTTCTGTATCCTGTTTTTGGGACAGGCAGTGACACCTACGATTGTAATCGGTTCTTTTGTAATCGTATTTGGTGCGATTCTGGTAACCATGAATCCACTGGATTTATTCAGGAAAGGGGAATAA
- a CDS encoding BMC domain-containing protein has protein sequence MERYEALGSIETFGLVFVLEAADAMCKAADVELIGYENVASGYISVLVRGDVGACKTAVEAGIKAVNDMGAEVYSSVVIPRPHPHLEKIIRRYALNTAPEQE, from the coding sequence ATGGAAAGATATGAAGCCCTGGGCTCAATAGAAACATTTGGTCTGGTATTTGTTCTCGAAGCGGCGGATGCAATGTGCAAGGCGGCAGATGTGGAACTCATCGGCTATGAAAATGTAGCTTCCGGTTATATTTCTGTATTGGTACGGGGAGATGTGGGAGCCTGCAAGACGGCTGTGGAAGCTGGAATCAAGGCAGTAAATGATATGGGAGCAGAAGTTTACAGCTCCGTAGTCATACCAAGACCTCATCCCCATCTTGAAAAAATCATCAGACGATATGCCTTAAATACTGCTCCTGAACAGGAATAG
- a CDS encoding EutP/PduV family microcompartment system protein, whose protein sequence is MRKKRIMIIGPCGSGKTTLANTINGFTGPARRTQNMVYGEKTLDVPGVYLESPWMHKHIIAAAQDASHVLMLVDQSSCRESYPPGFAKVFRIPVIGVITGSGEKPENDEWCIRQLKKTGVPEPYYHINLSEGTGLHELMKALK, encoded by the coding sequence ATGAGAAAAAAAAGAATCATGATCATCGGTCCCTGCGGCAGCGGGAAAACTACCTTGGCTAATACCATTAACGGCTTTACCGGTCCTGCCAGGAGAACCCAGAACATGGTATATGGGGAAAAGACTCTGGATGTACCGGGGGTTTACTTGGAAAGTCCCTGGATGCATAAACATATCATTGCGGCGGCACAGGATGCCTCCCATGTGCTGATGCTGGTAGACCAGTCATCATGCCGGGAAAGTTATCCGCCTGGATTTGCAAAAGTGTTCCGAATCCCTGTGATCGGTGTGATTACAGGAAGCGGAGAAAAACCGGAAAATGATGAGTGGTGTATCCGTCAGTTAAAAAAAACCGGAGTTCCGGAGCCATATTACCATATCAATCTGTCTGAAGGGACCGGTCTTCATGAATTAATGAAAGCATTAAAATAA
- a CDS encoding BMC domain-containing protein, translating into MIEMQRVIEESVPGKQVTIAHVIASPIPEVYECLGIDELGAIGILTLSPFETSIIAADIAAKAADVEIGFLDRFTGSVIIAGDVDSVETALNAVCDTLNRGLGYMVPAVTKT; encoded by the coding sequence ATGATTGAGATGCAGCGTGTCATAGAGGAGTCCGTTCCGGGCAAGCAGGTGACCATAGCCCATGTAATCGCATCTCCCATACCGGAGGTGTATGAATGCCTTGGCATTGATGAACTGGGTGCCATCGGAATTCTCACTCTGTCCCCTTTCGAAACCTCCATCATTGCGGCGGATATTGCGGCAAAGGCAGCGGACGTTGAAATTGGCTTCTTGGACCGTTTCACAGGCTCTGTGATCATTGCAGGCGATGTGGACAGTGTGGAAACCGCTTTGAATGCGGTATGTGATACCTTAAACCGCGGGCTGGGTTATATGGTGCCTGCGGTAACAAAAACATGA
- a CDS encoding aldehyde dehydrogenase family protein, with protein MSFVDKDLLSIQEARILMEGAREARKTMLTFPQEKLDLITGALASAAKEMAEELAVMSAEETGYGRFQDKYVKNTFVCNFLPERLKNMRCVGILEEDPQLKTMAVGVPVGVIAALTPAVSPVSTAIYNVLIAVKSGNPIVIAPHERAKKVTGRLLDRLIEAGKTWGLPEGAIGYLKTVTRAGALELIRHPAAAMVVNTGVPELCREAAESGKPYIYGGTGNGPVFVERTADVRQAVEDIIASRTFDYGIVSAAEQYMVVDSLIAAEVKAEMLKNGAYFMNGEEEKKLIELLCLESGKADTEIMGRPAAELAVRAGFTVPESTTVLVSEQKYISDRNPFARELLCPVLAYYIEDDWMHACEKCMSLLVNESHGHTLVIHSRDEEVIRQFALKKPVGRVLVNTPATLGSMGATTNLFPAMTLGSITAGAGITADNVSPMNFIYIRNVGYGVRNAREFLGAGKNASGGYEKAPETKGSCEDAKALLRQILETLSKELDDKC; from the coding sequence ATGAGTTTTGTAGATAAAGACCTGCTCTCCATACAGGAGGCAAGGATTTTAATGGAGGGTGCACGGGAGGCCAGAAAGACCATGCTTACCTTCCCCCAGGAAAAGCTTGATCTCATTACCGGCGCCCTGGCTTCGGCAGCAAAGGAAATGGCGGAGGAGCTGGCGGTCATGTCCGCGGAAGAAACCGGATATGGACGTTTCCAGGACAAGTACGTGAAAAACACCTTTGTCTGCAATTTCCTGCCGGAACGATTAAAAAATATGAGATGCGTCGGCATCTTAGAAGAAGATCCGCAGTTAAAGACCATGGCAGTAGGCGTTCCTGTGGGCGTGATTGCCGCCCTGACGCCGGCAGTGAGCCCGGTTTCTACCGCCATCTACAACGTACTGATTGCCGTTAAGTCAGGCAATCCCATCGTTATTGCCCCTCATGAAAGGGCAAAGAAGGTAACGGGCAGACTGCTTGACCGGCTGATAGAAGCAGGAAAAACCTGGGGGCTTCCGGAAGGAGCCATCGGGTATTTAAAGACAGTGACAAGGGCAGGAGCCCTGGAACTGATCCGTCACCCTGCAGCGGCCATGGTGGTCAACACCGGAGTCCCGGAGTTATGCCGGGAGGCAGCGGAAAGCGGAAAGCCATATATTTACGGCGGTACTGGAAACGGACCGGTCTTTGTGGAACGGACTGCCGATGTCAGACAGGCGGTAGAGGATATCATTGCCAGCCGTACCTTTGATTACGGTATCGTGTCTGCGGCCGAGCAGTATATGGTGGTAGACAGCCTCATTGCAGCAGAAGTAAAGGCAGAGATGTTAAAGAATGGCGCCTACTTCATGAATGGGGAAGAGGAGAAAAAGCTGATCGAACTCCTCTGCCTGGAAAGCGGGAAGGCGGATACGGAAATCATGGGAAGACCGGCAGCAGAGCTTGCAGTCAGAGCAGGATTTACGGTGCCTGAGTCCACCACGGTGCTGGTTTCCGAACAGAAGTATATTTCTGACAGGAATCCGTTTGCAAGAGAGCTTCTGTGTCCCGTACTGGCCTATTACATCGAAGATGACTGGATGCACGCCTGCGAGAAATGCATGAGCCTTCTGGTTAACGAAAGCCATGGACATACCCTGGTGATCCATTCCAGGGATGAAGAAGTAATACGCCAGTTCGCCTTAAAGAAGCCGGTGGGCAGAGTTCTTGTCAATACTCCTGCCACCCTTGGCAGCATGGGAGCCACAACGAACCTGTTTCCAGCCATGACTCTTGGCAGCATTACGGCAGGTGCCGGAATCACGGCTGACAACGTTTCGCCCATGAATTTCATCTACATCCGGAACGTGGGATATGGAGTCCGGAATGCCAGGGAATTCCTTGGGGCCGGGAAGAACGCTTCAGGCGGATATGAGAAAGCTCCTGAGACAAAGGGGAGCTGTGAGGATGCGAAAGCACTCCTTAGGCAGATTTTAGAAACCTTGTCCAAAGAGCTTGATGATAAGTGTTGA